The sequence TCTCTTTGGCTATCAGTATAAAGTGCGTAACCAAGGTAACTGTTATTACaagtcaataatttatcaacttgtgtgccagtttcaaatattttcatgcgatttcgttttgacattaccagttactgaggggtagtcaaATTTATGATACAGTTTTGGGaaggcgagtggcaggtcgtgtcgtcgattataTCATACAATTATAAATACAAAGCATACGATTTCGTCGGGAGAGTGCACATTTTGGGAactgtcattttttttattgggaGCTTAAAACTGTGAATGCTTCCACCCTTTCTCCATCATCCTGTGTGCTAATCTTGACAGCTCTATAATACAGCAGTGTTTGTATACATATAGTTTATTGCCAAATATTGTATCTGAATACTGTAGTAAGTGAAATGATAGTAGGATTgttcaaagaaaaataaacactttaagtaagatttcatggTATTTTGAAGTAATTCAAATTCGTGTAATAGTTTGCATTCTTGCACAGATTTTCTCAAGAATGGTAGCACTGGAAGATTTATCATTAAAAGATATATTGGCAATGTCGGCTACTATTTCAACTGTTCTACAATTTTTAACAGGATCGTAAGATAAAATTTCTTATCAGTAGGTAGTTTCTTATCATTTAATTTTAGGGTGATTTGTCAcagatacattagaaaaaaatcaactgGGGAAACTTCAGGCTTTCCGTTTATATCTGGATTTTTGTCGTGAGTATAATTAATTTACTTGCATTAGTTTCTCATTCAAATATATTGAATAAATCATTCCTTATATCTTTTATATACTaaaatatttttactatttcCTCTAAATTTCATTGTAGTTGCTTTTTGTGGTTGAAGTACGGAATACTTACAAGAGAGCATACCGTAATTTTCGTTAATACGATTGGCTCATGCTTGTTTTTTTCGTATACCGTTATATATTTCACGTTTTCAGTCAACAAGCGAATAGTGATTCGTCAGACTCTAGCAGTTGGCAGTTTTATCCTGATATGCACACTTTATTCAGCGTATGAAACAGATGTAGATAAAATAATTCGAGTTATTGGTATGTTAAGAAATGATACTGTTCCTAATTATAAACTATTAAGTATGATTTTTATAGGGCTTGTATGCTGTTGTGTAggtgttttattttttgcatctCCTTTGACAAAACTTGCCCATGTGATTCGTACAAAAAACACGGAAAGTCTTCCGTTCCCAATTATCGTTGCATCGTTCTTTGTATCACTGCAGTGGTTCATCTATGGTTTGTTGATTGATGATAGATTTATTCAGGTATTCTGGCTGTTTTAAACTTCTTGCAAATGTAAGAACTGAtccctttttttatttttagattCCTAATCTGCTAGGATGTATTTTATCGTCCATACAGTTGTTCCTTTATGTGATGTACCCAAGTAGGACATTGTTTTCTGTCAGCGGTCCTACCTATCAACAAATTCGAACAGATGATGGTGTTCCTTGACCTCTGAAATCTAAATAGTGTGTTCTACACGGCAGTCAGTTATACAAATACATAATTTTGTGATATGTTGAGTACTTCCAGCGAAGGGtgtaaaaaatatttgtaaGATTAAAACATCGCatgggaaatgaaaaaaaaaatatttgtatttatttagtATGCTAGTTGATTAGGGTATTTTTTTCTCGCCTGCAAAAATGACTTGCTGTTGAGTTCTTATTGGCGGTTTGAAACTTTGTGAGTCTTACAAAATGGCTTAAAATCGTTCTAATTATGATTCGCACAGATGCAAAGGTTACCCGTGTTGGTAGTTCAATGCACAAGGCGCTGttattacaagccagttgtcggctCTTCGAGCCCCGAttgggaaggattcttagtgtcagtaggatcgtagcacccagggccggtgaaagaggtgggtacggtgggtagtagtaCCCACCCGAAAAGTGAGTAATTGCCCACCCGAAACTTGGAGCGGAAAGAAATAGTAATACTTTTAATATCTATGATAATAAGACTAATTTTCTGTAACTCGGACTAATAaataaaatcgttcaaaaactaTATTATGTCGTATTTGAATAACACTTTCATGAAAAATGAGGAATTTCTCAAAATGGCAGGTCGCCCTCCGGTACGTGAAATAACGCACCTGTACTTATCACGTTTCACCGGCTCTGGTAGCACCAACCATGCAATGgacctgtacgctatgaatcggcgaaTAAAACATTTAGCGAAAtgtttgttttgtcgtgaatacgacttactttactatggggtgccttttcaaaatttaccctctgagagagtgataagtttttgatcgtgaatatctcttgttgtatctaacgaatcaacataatttttgctacatgccatcggaaatatgatcacaattttatgataaaattttcagttgtgtgacataatctcaaatagttcaaaattaaacttttctgaaatgtttggtataaacgagtatcaaagaggataattcatatggcgcgtttgcctttctcgtattttgaaagctcatagctcagtgatctgtggaaggatttatataatctaactaccaatagaatcgaaatttttcaacttaaacgtgtatagcaagagcattgaagtatttcaatagtacactattgaaaaacctatctcatttgacccatgtcaacaccagccaatcagaacgcgttctgaggaagagaagaaaatagctgctgctgtacaacaaatcgttcaagaaaaatgtttccaaaagtggtgaatatcgtagtgagttcctcaatttggtccttctgaatgctagaaacgaatccctacagcatattgatagtctctttcaataaattatgcaaatccgaaatgaaataatcgacattgaaattctatatgcggctatttttatagccgttaggaccgcccattagtgaaaaagctacaaacgaaatcacataaaaggaaatctcttaacaaaaattgaatcagtttggattctatcgccactgcgagcagatgtgttttgtgtcgtctgcacagctagtttcgctttcgacaagagcgattacgtcacagctgccagtcatttcgatggatgaaaaagcaacgttggagagcattataaaaaatcagccgttctaatggctctaaaatttttctaaagaactattaggatttgtttttcgcaaatcgcaggtaattatcctcagtttagtgcaaatcaagaacaatttggttagatttgtgcacttttcgctgtgtgaaattcacagtaatcgagatcaagtgaagcctttttttgagaaaaatgttccgagtttaatatcgtagagaattccgcaatttgacccttctgaatgctggaaattaatccctacagcatattgatagtttttttcaaaaaattttgcaaatccgaaatgaaataatcgacataaaaattctgtatgcggctatttttatagccgttaggaccgcccattagtggaaaagctacaaacgaaatcaaataaaaggaaatctcttaacaaaaattgaatcagtttggattctatcgccactgcgagcagatgtgttttgtgtcgtctgcacagccagtttcgctttcgacaagagcgattacgtcacagctgccagtcatttcgatggatgaaaaagcaacgttggagagcattataaaaaatcagccgttctaatggctctaaaatttttctaaagaactattaggatttgtttttcgcaaatcgcaggtaattatcctcagtttagtgcaaatcaagaacaatttggttagatttgtgcacttttcgctgtgtgaaattcacagtaatcgagatcaagtgaagcctttttttgcgaaaaatgttccgagtttaatatcgtagagaattacgcaatttgacccttctgaatgctggaaatgaatccctacagcatattgatagttttttttcaataaattatgcaaatccgaaatgaaataatcgacataaaaattctgtatgcggctatttttatagccgttaggaccgcccattagtgaaaaagctacaaacgaaatcacataaaggaaactcttaacaaaaattgaatcagtttggattctatcgccactgcgagcagatgtgttttgtgtcgtctgcacagctagtttcgctttcgacaagagcgattacgtcacagctgccagtcatttcgatggatgaaaaagcaacgttggagagcattataaaaaatcagccgttctaatggctctaaaatattcctaaagaactattaggatttgtttttcgcaaaccgcaggtaattatcctcagtttagtgcaaatcaagaacaatttggttagatttgtgcacttttcgctgtgtgaaattcacagtaatcgagatcaagtgaagcttttttttgcgaaaaatgttccgagtttaatatcgtagagaattacgcaatttgtcccttctgaatgctggaaatgaatccctacagcatattgatagttttttttttcaataaatttgcaaatgcgaaataaaataatcgacattaatattctgtatgcgactatttttatagccgttaggaccgcccattagtgaaaatgctacaaacgaaatcacgtaaaagaaagctcctaacaaaaatctaatcagtttggattctatcgccaatgcgagcagatgtattttgtgccgtttgcaaagctagtttcgcttccgataagagtgattacgtcacagctgccagtcatttcgatggatgaataagcatcgttggaaagcattataaaaaatcagccgttctaatggctctaaaagttttctgaagaactattaggatgtgttgttcgcaaatcgaaagaaaatatcctcagtttagtgcaaatgtagaacagtttggttggattcttgcacttttcgctgtgtgaaattcacagtaatcgagatcaagtgaagccttctttgtttttgcgaaaaatgtggaaaaggggaatgcttgcataattcatacaattgatcaactatttgatattcggaagtgttaaggaacatgtcatttgttttcgtattcacgacatccagttatgtctctgacattacccacccgcctttttttttctaGCGAGCCTTTGAAAATAGTTGCGGTTTCAAGTTTTTTACGTATCAAATTTTGCCATATCTATTAGGTACTTTATGGAACATAAGCCATGGATACTTACTTTACCTAagagctatagtcctggggtgtactttgctgtatcaagaattcgtctccacataactcgggcCATTGCTGCCCGtcaccagccactcaaggcacggatgcttcggagatcaccctccacttgatcgaaccaccttgctcgctgcgctcctcttcttcttgtaccagtcggataggattcaagaaccattctcctagcagctgttgcaatgcgTGATTCATgaaccgtctccacgttccgtcttccatctgcaccccGCCATAGATGTTCTTCAGCACCTTTCATTCGAAAACACTAAGagtgcgttggtcctctgccaacatagttcaGGTTTCGTGgccagagaacaaccggtctaatgagcgttttgtagatggtcaatttcatgcggtggagtacttttctcgatcgaaaggGTTTTTTCTgattccaaagtacgcacgatttcctaAATACGcccctgaatttctctgctggtatcGTTATTGGCGGTCACCAAAGCaacgtcttggcattacattccttttgtggaatttggcctttctgtttcaacagacttcgcagccgattcatagtgtacagagtcattatgtattttgtttttgacgcatttatggccagtccgatacgcctagcttcagctttcagttcgatgtatgtttccatcatcttctcaaggttacgtgtcacaatatcaatattttcagcgaagccaaaaagctgtacggactttcggaagatcgtgccactcgtgtcgatcctcgctctttgaatcacaccttccaaatcAATATTGAACAAAAGAGTCTATCACCTTACCATGGCCCTCTCCgaaattcgaagggactcgagagcgtcccagatactcggacgtagcacatcactctatccatcgttgctttgacgaatcgcgtcagtttatccggaaaaccgtatgccgctttgaagttaatgaataggtgatgcgtgggtacgttgtattcacgacacttctgcagtacttgtcttatcacgaatatgtgatccgtagtggcgcagggtccagtaaatcccgcttggtacggccctttgAATTCCTTAGTAATTGATGATAGAGTAATTGATGATAGAcgacaaaggatttgggagagtaccttataggcggcgttcagcaatgtgattgcgcggtagttgcaacaatctagcttatcaccctttttgtagatgggacatataaatccttccatccattcctgcggtagaacctcctcctcccaaatcatagaaatcatccattgcagcgctctagccaatgCCTCTCCtatatgtttgagcagctcgcctggcaattggtcattgcccgcggctttgttgttcctcagtttgccgatctcctcaattaTCTTCAACAggtcaggtgctgggaatctgtcgtcggttgAGCGTTGATTCCAgtatcgttctctgtatcttcacgggtaaaattccgattctaggaatgagcaaaacgagtcatgatttagggaaaataatatatgttcatgttatgataatacaccatgattaaaattactcggatcatgatccattcggactgatttcgatgaaatttaaacgtaacgcacttgaagttgttggATATAACTTcgggcgtgtttctgctacaatggtaatttttgcaacataaattcaggcgttatgtgtgattttgtcaacgatggtcatttttgcaatataaattccgtgaaaagcacgacgaacttcttttaaaatgaaaatattctgtttttgacaaacgacgacgcaagagataacgtgtttacttgcgttcattactttagttttgattttgtgtttcaggatttaaacacttaaacgaactgcatgaaaaaacacgagtgaaccaaacctcttaaaaaacaactcaatgtcgaattcttgcaaaaaaaatcgtcttataCATAATATTTAGGTGCATCAATATAGCTTGTATTGTTATAtctttgaaacaaattaatcaaagtgattgaacaaaatattcttcTGATTTTTGTTAGATGGTGtttcaaattcacaatcgaattaaacgctagctctcggaatattattctagcaacaacgatcacatcaaatatgtaagaatacattcgaacaaaatgtaacatcgatgtttgtcaaatgaaaaacgtagccgtgcttagtctcttatgatgtcaattttcggttcattatctttatttttatgttatgtttaattctttatcagccggtgggtacaacaacacgattattaaataacttgcttcaggatcaagtaaacattttcagtaggtcttgcttttcaatgtctgctttttgttttacgattaatctattaatctatcacatcacttgaggtagagggttcaaagtgatatccgggtagaaaattagagttacgagctttgaaagaaatgcattcttcaagtaacgctttttcgaaccatgattaattttcatgggagaagagttattgctcatgatttcgtgatcagttaaaatgattggtttcatgattttctaatcatgacagcagtaacggatttctttccgtgttgtGCCTCGCCATTCAttaagcggttcaccttctcatagatctTCCGTGTGTCagttgcgcggtacagctgttccatcgcttcgtgaTCTTGGACTTTCTGGTAGCGTTTTTACCTCTGGAGAACCGAGTTCTACCTGTTCCGCGCATGTCTGAATCGTTCCTCGTTGAGTTCAGGAGTttctgtgcgacgagtgttgtgcaacgtcaatagttttgagtgcatacaaaccgcgacaagatagtggtcagaatcaatgttgacaATGcgataagtgcggacattgcgGAAGTCGGAGAAAAATCggtcgtcgatgagaacgtggtcgatttttggcttttggatatctttgcggaacaaggtgcttcgaactaccattcctcgggaggcggCAAAGATCGCACATCGTTGTCCGTTGTCGTTTGTCGCCGCTTGCagactctccagcccgatcacaggccTGTTCTTTGCTtctcggcctacctgagcattcaaatcgccgatgacgagttttcatTCCGTCGTGGAcaggtatatttgtatatttgtataactTCATCTGACATAtgttgtcttaatgaataaaaacaaacaattaaaatttaaaaactaaacCTAACTATCGCTACTCACTATGTGGAAATTGTCAAGTAAACGATTATGAAACACGGTTGACGACACATTAAAATCGAATAGTTGAGAGAATTCGTTGAACCGCATACAAACTGTCCGAAAAGGCTCATGTTGTCCTTACATTCTATTTCGTGGTTCAAGAGACAGGAAGTTCCGCTGGCGAAGTGATCTTTCAGGTGCGTAGAGGTTTAGGCGCATGAGTAACGTTGGACTATCTATGTCGCCCAAAAGTAGATTGGCAGCGAAAGTTGCTTGAGCAATTATGCGTCGTACCTCCAATGGCTCGAGATTCAACAAACGGCAGCGATCTTCGTATGATGGTAGGTTCATAGGGTCACGCCACGGTAACATGCACAGAGCGTACCTCACAAATTTATGTTGAACAGTCTCAATCCTAGCGGTCCAGTAAGCATGGTAGGGGCACCAAATCACAGCGTTTGACTCTAGTATTGAACGTACAAGTGAACAGTACAATCATCTTAAACAAAGTGGGTCTCGAAACTCTTTGGCTACCTTGAAGATGAAACCAAGTTGACGGTTTGCTT comes from Malaya genurostris strain Urasoe2022 chromosome 3, Malgen_1.1, whole genome shotgun sequence and encodes:
- the LOC131436047 gene encoding sugar transporter SWEET1 isoform X2 gives rise to the protein MVALEDLSLKDILAMSATISTVLQFLTGSVICHRYIRKKSTGETSGFPFISGFLSCFLWLKYGILTREHTVIFVNTIGSCLFFSYTVIYFTFSVNKRIVIRQTLAVGSFILICTLYSAYETDVDKIIRVIGLVCCCVGVLFFASPLTKLAHVIRTKNTESLPFPIIVASFFVSLQWFIYGLLIDDRFIQIPNLLGCILSSIQLFLYVMYPSRTLFSVSGPTYQQIRTDDGVP
- the LOC131436047 gene encoding sugar transporter SWEET1 isoform X1; translation: MVALEDLSLKDILAMSATISTVLQFLTGSVICHRYIRKKSTGETSGFPFISGFLSCFLWLKYGILTREHTVIFVNTIGSCLFFSYTVIYFTFSVNKRIVIRQTLAVGSFILICTLYSAYETDVDKIIRVIGMLRNDTVPNYKLLSMIFIGLVCCCVGVLFFASPLTKLAHVIRTKNTESLPFPIIVASFFVSLQWFIYGLLIDDRFIQIPNLLGCILSSIQLFLYVMYPSRTLFSVSGPTYQQIRTDDGVP